In Paraburkholderia bryophila, a single genomic region encodes these proteins:
- a CDS encoding YeaH/YhbH family protein — protein sequence MLHQIIDRRLAGKNKSIANRERFLRRVKNYIRRAVSEAVRDRSIKDIQNTQSITIPRKDIAEPSFRHGPGGKREMVHPGNADYIRGDKIQRPQGGGGGGGGNQASNEGDGQDDFVFELSREEFMQYFFDDLELPRLVKTHLMAVPTWKSIRAGWAAEGTPNNIDVVRSLRSALGRRIALGAPLVNQLHEMERQLEVMKADPDDRRDEIKLLEEEIHHLRGRIWRIPFIDPFDLRYVNRVKQPTPSSQAVMFCLMDVSGSMDEQRKDLAKRFFILLYLFLKRNYEKIEVVFIRHHTRAEEVDEDTFFHSTESGGTVVSSALELMQKVMDERYSPTEWNIYGAQASDGDNWTDDSPKCRKILSDDILEKVRYFAYIQVTPEEQNLWLEYAQLALSQPHMAMKKVETAADIYPVFRELFEKQVASS from the coding sequence GTGCTTCATCAAATTATCGACCGCAGGTTAGCTGGCAAAAACAAGAGCATTGCGAATCGCGAGCGGTTTTTGCGTCGCGTCAAGAACTACATTCGTCGCGCCGTTTCGGAAGCGGTGCGCGACCGCAGCATCAAAGACATCCAGAACACCCAGAGCATCACGATCCCGCGCAAGGACATTGCGGAGCCGTCGTTCCGGCACGGTCCCGGCGGCAAGCGGGAGATGGTGCACCCGGGTAACGCCGACTACATTCGCGGCGACAAGATCCAGCGTCCGCAGGGCGGCGGCGGTGGAGGCGGCGGCAATCAGGCCAGCAACGAAGGCGACGGGCAGGACGACTTCGTGTTCGAGCTGAGCCGCGAAGAATTCATGCAGTATTTCTTCGACGATCTCGAACTGCCGCGACTCGTCAAAACCCATCTGATGGCCGTGCCGACGTGGAAAAGCATCCGCGCGGGCTGGGCCGCGGAAGGCACGCCGAACAATATCGACGTGGTCCGTTCGCTGCGCAGCGCGCTCGGCCGCCGCATCGCGCTCGGCGCGCCGCTCGTCAACCAGTTGCACGAGATGGAGCGGCAACTGGAGGTCATGAAGGCCGACCCCGACGATCGTCGCGACGAGATCAAACTGCTCGAAGAGGAAATCCACCATTTGCGCGGGCGCATCTGGCGGATTCCGTTTATCGATCCGTTCGATCTGCGCTATGTGAATCGCGTGAAGCAGCCCACGCCGTCCAGCCAGGCCGTGATGTTCTGTCTGATGGATGTGTCCGGTTCCATGGACGAGCAGCGCAAGGACCTCGCCAAGCGCTTTTTCATTCTGCTGTATCTGTTCCTCAAGCGGAACTACGAGAAGATTGAAGTCGTGTTCATTCGCCACCACACGCGCGCCGAAGAGGTCGACGAAGACACCTTCTTTCATTCGACCGAAAGCGGCGGCACCGTGGTGTCGAGCGCGCTGGAGTTGATGCAGAAGGTCATGGACGAGCGCTACTCGCCGACTGAATGGAATATTTACGGCGCCCAGGCGTCGGACGGCGACAACTGGACCGACGACTCGCCGAAGTGCCGCAAGATACTCTCGGATGACATCCTGGAGAAGGTGCGCTATTTTGCGTATATTCAGGTGACGCCCGAAGAGCAGAATTTGTGGCTCGAATATGCGCAACTGGCGTTAAGCCAGCCGCATATGGCGATGAAGAAGGTCGAAACCGCGGCTGACATCTATCCGGTGTTTCGTGAGCTGTTTGAAAAGCAGGTTGCGTCGTCATGA
- a CDS encoding SpoVR family protein encodes MNVADRRPLPCPSDWTFELIEEYDSHIARVAEQYELDVYPIQLELISAEQMMDAYASVGMPVNYRHWSFGKHFLSTEKSYRRGQMGLAYEIVINSNPCIAYLMEENTMTMQALVIAHAAYGHNSFFKGNYLFKLWTDAHAIIDYLVYAKNYIAECEERFGLDRVEELLDSCHALMNYGVDRYKRPQKLSLEKEFAARREREAYLQSQVNELWRTLPTRHTPLPEEIEERYPPEPQENLLYFAEKNAPLLEPWEREVIRIVRKVGQYFYPQRQTQVMNEGWATFWHYTLLNTMYAQGKLEDGFMMEFLHSHSNVVYQPPVTKQYYSGINPYALGFSMMSDIRRICEAPTEEDRRWFPELAGSPWLPAMHYAMRNFKDESFVAQYLSPHLIREMRLFSVLDDDMRDSLEVSAIHDDSGYQYVRQALSRQYDMHHREPNIQVWAVNTRGDRSLTLRHFMSDNRHLSGDSEEVLKHMARLWQFDVYLESVDENGTVRKRYECRYVPPAVRV; translated from the coding sequence ATGAACGTAGCCGATAGACGGCCTCTGCCGTGCCCGTCCGACTGGACCTTCGAATTGATCGAAGAGTACGACTCGCATATTGCCCGTGTTGCAGAGCAATATGAACTCGACGTGTATCCGATCCAGCTCGAACTCATCAGCGCCGAACAGATGATGGACGCGTACGCGTCCGTCGGGATGCCGGTGAACTACCGTCACTGGTCGTTCGGCAAACACTTTCTCTCCACCGAAAAAAGCTACCGTCGCGGGCAGATGGGGCTGGCGTACGAGATCGTCATCAATTCGAACCCTTGCATCGCGTATCTGATGGAAGAGAACACGATGACGATGCAGGCGCTCGTCATCGCGCATGCGGCCTACGGGCACAACTCGTTCTTCAAGGGCAACTATCTGTTCAAACTCTGGACGGATGCGCACGCGATCATCGACTACCTCGTCTACGCGAAGAATTACATCGCCGAGTGCGAGGAGCGTTTTGGGCTCGATCGGGTCGAGGAGCTGCTCGACTCGTGCCACGCGTTGATGAATTACGGCGTGGATCGTTACAAGCGTCCGCAGAAGCTGTCGCTCGAAAAGGAATTCGCGGCGCGCCGCGAGCGCGAGGCGTATCTGCAGTCGCAGGTCAATGAGCTGTGGCGCACCTTGCCGACCCGGCATACGCCGTTGCCGGAGGAAATCGAGGAGCGCTATCCGCCCGAGCCGCAGGAAAACCTGCTGTATTTCGCGGAGAAAAACGCGCCGCTGCTGGAGCCGTGGGAGCGGGAAGTGATCCGCATCGTGCGCAAGGTCGGCCAGTATTTCTACCCGCAGCGGCAGACCCAGGTGATGAACGAAGGCTGGGCGACGTTCTGGCACTACACGTTGCTCAACACCATGTACGCGCAGGGCAAGCTGGAAGACGGCTTCATGATGGAGTTTCTCCATTCGCACAGCAATGTGGTCTACCAGCCGCCGGTCACGAAGCAGTATTACAGCGGCATCAACCCGTACGCGCTCGGTTTTTCGATGATGAGCGACATTCGGCGGATCTGCGAAGCGCCCACCGAAGAAGACCGCCGCTGGTTTCCGGAGCTGGCGGGCAGTCCGTGGCTGCCGGCCATGCACTACGCGATGCGCAACTTCAAGGACGAGAGTTTCGTCGCGCAGTATCTGTCGCCGCATCTGATCCGGGAAATGCGCCTGTTCTCGGTGCTCGACGACGACATGCGCGATTCGCTCGAAGTCTCGGCGATTCATGACGACAGTGGTTATCAGTATGTGCGTCAGGCGTTGTCGCGGCAGTACGACATGCATCACCGGGAACCGAATATTCAGGTGTGGGCGGTCAATACGCGCGGCGACCGGAGTTTGACGCTGCGGCACTTCATGAGCGACAACCGGCATCTGTCGGGGGATAGCGAGGAAGTGCTCAAGCACATGGCGCGGCTGTGGCAATTCGATGTCTATCTGGAGAGCGTCGACGAAAACGGCACGGTGCGTAAGCGCTATGAGTGCCGGTATGTGCCGCCGGCGGTGCGGGTGTGA
- a CDS encoding nucleotidyltransferase domain-containing protein has translation MLADFLLTPKQQRILGALVLNPDRTYSLSELFELSGGGRSSTQDFVAKLLGGGVILQQTGGRASYQANSRHPLYPELRQIAVKSFGLKEPIERALAVLGGKISAAFIFGSMAAGMAGPASDIDVMVIGDARLGRVQRELDAAGETLGREIHVSVYPENEWEQKRYSDPVLESIDQGPKIMLDVSTATD, from the coding sequence ATGCTCGCAGACTTTCTTCTCACACCCAAGCAGCAGCGCATCCTGGGCGCGCTCGTTCTGAACCCGGATCGCACCTATTCGCTATCTGAGCTATTCGAGTTGAGTGGCGGGGGCCGGAGTTCCACCCAGGACTTCGTTGCGAAGCTGCTGGGCGGCGGCGTGATCCTTCAGCAGACGGGCGGCCGGGCGTCGTATCAGGCAAACTCCCGGCATCCTCTTTACCCCGAGTTACGGCAAATCGCCGTGAAGAGCTTTGGATTGAAAGAGCCGATCGAGCGCGCGTTAGCCGTGCTCGGCGGCAAGATCAGCGCGGCGTTTATCTTCGGGTCGATGGCCGCCGGAATGGCGGGGCCGGCAAGCGACATCGATGTGATGGTGATCGGCGACGCCCGCCTCGGTCGCGTGCAGCGCGAACTCGACGCGGCCGGCGAAACGCTTGGCCGGGAAATTCACGTCAGCGTCTATCCGGAAAATGAGTGGGAGCAGAAGCGTTATTCGGACCCTGTGCTAGAGTCGATCGATCAAGGTCCGAAGATTATGCTCGATGTTTCCACTGCCACCGACTGA
- a CDS encoding MFS family transporter, which produces MTDLTDQTVTSAHDTRRRILAIVGASSGNLVEWFDFYVYSFCALYFAPAFFPSGNTTTQLLNTAGVFAAGFLMRPIGGWFFGRLADKRGRKTAMMISVFMMCGGSLVIAVLPTYAQIGALAPALLLVARLFQGLSVGGEYGTSATYMSEVALKGRRGFFASFQYVTLIGGQLCALLVLVVLQQTLSTEELKAWGWRVPFVIGALAALVALYLRKSLEETTTAATRQRKEAGTLRGLWLHKGAFMTVLGFTAGGSLIFYTFTTYMQKYLVNTAGMHAKTASNVMTAALFVYMLMQPAFGALSDRIGRRRSMLFFGFFATIGTVPLLHALKDVTSPYAAFGLVVVALAIVSFYTSISGLIKAEMFPPEVRALGVGLSYAVANAIFGGSAEYVALWLKSIGSETTFFWYVTALCAIAGIVSLRMRDPSKEGYLRHEP; this is translated from the coding sequence ATGACCGACCTGACTGATCAAACCGTGACCTCGGCTCACGACACGCGTCGCCGCATCCTGGCGATCGTTGGCGCTTCATCGGGCAATCTCGTCGAGTGGTTCGACTTTTACGTGTACTCGTTCTGCGCGCTGTACTTCGCGCCGGCGTTCTTTCCGAGCGGCAACACCACCACCCAGTTGCTCAACACGGCGGGTGTGTTCGCCGCGGGCTTCCTGATGCGGCCGATCGGCGGCTGGTTCTTCGGCCGCCTCGCCGACAAGCGCGGCCGAAAAACCGCCATGATGATCTCGGTGTTCATGATGTGCGGCGGCTCGCTGGTAATCGCCGTGCTGCCCACCTATGCACAGATCGGCGCGCTGGCACCGGCTTTGCTGCTGGTCGCGCGGCTGTTCCAGGGCTTATCCGTGGGGGGCGAATACGGCACCAGCGCGACCTATATGAGTGAGGTCGCGCTGAAAGGCCGGCGCGGCTTCTTCGCGTCGTTCCAGTACGTCACGCTGATCGGCGGCCAGTTGTGCGCGCTGCTGGTGCTGGTGGTCCTGCAACAAACGCTGTCCACTGAAGAGCTGAAGGCGTGGGGCTGGCGCGTGCCGTTCGTGATCGGCGCGCTGGCGGCGCTGGTCGCGCTGTATCTGCGTAAATCGCTCGAGGAAACCACGACCGCCGCCACGCGTCAGCGCAAGGAAGCCGGCACGTTGCGCGGCCTGTGGCTGCACAAGGGCGCATTCATGACGGTGCTCGGCTTCACGGCCGGCGGTTCGCTGATCTTCTACACGTTCACCACGTACATGCAGAAGTACCTGGTCAACACGGCCGGCATGCACGCAAAGACCGCCAGCAATGTAATGACCGCGGCGCTGTTCGTCTACATGCTGATGCAGCCCGCGTTCGGCGCCTTGTCGGATCGGATCGGCCGGCGTCGTTCCATGCTGTTCTTCGGCTTCTTCGCGACCATCGGCACGGTGCCGCTGCTGCATGCGCTGAAAGACGTGACGAGCCCGTACGCGGCCTTCGGCCTGGTCGTGGTGGCGCTGGCGATCGTCAGCTTCTATACGTCGATCAGCGGGCTGATCAAGGCCGAGATGTTCCCGCCGGAAGTGCGCGCGCTCGGCGTCGGGTTGTCGTACGCGGTGGCCAATGCGATCTTCGGCGGTTCGGCGGAATATGTGGCGCTGTGGCTGAAATCGATCGGCAGCGAGACGACCTTCTTCTGGTACGTCACCGCGTTGTGCGCGATTGCCGGGATCGTTTCGCTGCGCATGCGCGATCCGTCGAAAGAGGGGTATTTGCGGCACGAGCCTTGA
- a CDS encoding glycosyltransferase family 2 protein, producing MSISSGSLLPTVSVCLPTCHRPELVVQCIDSCLAQSYDNLEIVIGDDSNDARTQQLIEARYRDEPRVRYTLNRPPLGQARNVASLFERATGDKILLIHDDDLLTTDGVEKLVSIWKRHPQLDAAFGDQYEADHAGTIDFDGSRQLNVDFRRTRDAEGLQPLPGRTGLIQMFPNNGWMADAQLVKRIGYSDQYGMCCDFVFGAQLCLAAREVFYLHDYVSVYRKTATSISHSTRGTAIAATVSAYAFVKALSLPASLEPSRRLALRRLAPIVVSVHARNRQVRAGLKILFGHLFAYRYGLTKRFYYHLAMLARAGFSVRPQAVAAAVAAVAAAPAVAAEPVAAVKELVSELVADRSEPV from the coding sequence ATGTCCATCTCATCAGGCTCCCTTCTTCCCACCGTCTCCGTCTGCCTACCCACCTGCCACCGCCCTGAACTGGTGGTGCAGTGCATCGATTCGTGCCTCGCGCAGAGCTACGACAATCTGGAAATCGTGATCGGCGACGATTCGAACGACGCACGCACCCAGCAGTTGATCGAGGCGCGTTATCGCGACGAACCGCGCGTGCGCTATACGCTGAACCGGCCGCCGCTTGGCCAGGCGCGCAATGTCGCAAGCCTGTTCGAGCGCGCGACGGGCGACAAGATCCTGCTGATTCACGACGACGACCTGCTCACCACGGACGGCGTCGAGAAACTCGTGTCGATATGGAAGCGGCATCCGCAACTCGACGCCGCGTTCGGCGATCAATACGAAGCCGATCACGCGGGCACGATCGACTTCGACGGTAGCCGGCAGTTGAATGTCGATTTCCGCCGGACCCGCGACGCCGAAGGCCTGCAGCCGTTGCCGGGCAGAACCGGTCTGATCCAGATGTTCCCGAACAACGGCTGGATGGCCGACGCGCAACTCGTGAAGCGCATCGGGTATTCGGATCAGTACGGCATGTGCTGCGACTTCGTGTTCGGCGCTCAGTTGTGCCTCGCGGCGCGCGAGGTGTTTTACCTGCACGACTATGTGTCGGTGTATCGCAAGACGGCGACGTCGATCTCGCATAGCACGCGCGGCACGGCAATCGCCGCGACGGTGAGCGCATATGCGTTCGTCAAGGCGCTGTCCTTGCCGGCCTCGCTGGAGCCGTCACGCAGGCTGGCGTTACGTCGTCTCGCGCCGATCGTGGTCTCCGTGCACGCGCGCAATCGCCAGGTGCGGGCGGGACTGAAGATCCTGTTCGGTCATCTGTTCGCCTACCGCTATGGGCTGACCAAGCGCTTTTACTACCATCTCGCGATGCTCGCGCGCGCGGGGTTCAGCGTGCGGCCACAGGCCGTCGCCGCGGCGGTCGCAGCGGTGGCGGCCGCGCCCGCCGTTGCCGCCGAACCGGTGGCCGCGGTGAAGGAGCTCGTTTCCGAACTGGTCGCGGACCGGTCCGAACCGGTGTGA
- a CDS encoding DUF1488 family protein produces the protein MKLNFPNPSRSYDASHHCVNFWGYDNAREIAFAVNDSVISNLSPEAGSDERAVLAAFDLHREQILMLARGVYVAGPQTRYTIS, from the coding sequence ATGAAACTCAATTTCCCGAATCCGAGTCGCAGCTATGACGCGAGCCATCATTGTGTCAATTTCTGGGGATACGACAACGCGCGCGAGATCGCCTTCGCGGTCAACGATTCGGTGATTTCGAATCTGAGCCCCGAAGCCGGTTCCGACGAACGGGCAGTATTAGCGGCCTTCGATCTGCATCGCGAGCAGATCCTGATGCTGGCGCGCGGCGTGTATGTCGCCGGGCCGCAGACGCGCTATACGATTTCCTGA
- a CDS encoding LysR family transcriptional regulator, which produces MPFDERMLNGMGVLTAIVDCGSFAAAGEALDMSQSGVSRSVARLEARLGIRLFDRTTRSVTLTDEGRRFYEQIVPLLGGLEEAASSAAQGATAVRGRLRVNMDPFFSRLVLGARLGGFIDRHPDLQLELITRDQLGDMVSDGFDIAIRFGAPPVSSLIARKLLDTRILTVAAPSYLKKHGHPATPTDLETGQHVCIKFRDPLTGYPFGWEFHRGRKKLMLTPQGPLTVNDVGTMHSACAAGQGVAQILALGAEPLLSSGKLVELFPDWGDELYPLYALYPSRHHPPAKVRAFFDFVVSLTGGAAREPAG; this is translated from the coding sequence ATGCCATTTGACGAGCGCATGCTGAACGGCATGGGCGTGTTGACGGCGATCGTCGATTGCGGCAGTTTTGCGGCGGCGGGCGAAGCACTCGACATGTCGCAATCCGGAGTGAGCCGATCGGTCGCGCGGCTCGAAGCGCGGCTCGGAATCCGGCTGTTCGACCGCACCACGCGCTCGGTCACGCTGACCGACGAAGGCCGGCGGTTCTATGAACAGATCGTGCCGCTGCTGGGCGGCCTCGAAGAAGCGGCCTCGTCGGCAGCGCAAGGCGCGACGGCCGTGCGCGGGCGACTGCGCGTGAATATGGATCCGTTCTTTTCGCGGCTGGTGCTCGGGGCCCGGCTAGGCGGGTTTATCGACAGGCATCCCGATCTGCAGCTCGAGTTGATCACGCGCGATCAATTGGGCGATATGGTCAGCGACGGTTTCGATATCGCGATCCGTTTCGGCGCTCCGCCGGTGTCGTCGCTGATCGCGCGCAAGCTGCTGGATACGCGGATTCTGACGGTGGCCGCGCCGTCGTATCTGAAGAAACACGGGCATCCGGCCACACCCACGGATCTCGAGACCGGGCAGCATGTCTGCATCAAATTCCGTGATCCGCTCACGGGTTATCCGTTCGGTTGGGAGTTTCACCGCGGGCGCAAGAAGCTGATGCTGACGCCGCAAGGTCCGCTGACGGTCAACGACGTCGGCACCATGCATAGCGCGTGCGCGGCCGGCCAGGGCGTCGCGCAGATTCTGGCGCTCGGCGCGGAACCGCTGCTATCGAGCGGCAAGCTCGTCGAACTGTTTCCCGATTGGGGCGATGAGCTTTATCCGCTGTATGCGCTTTATCCTTCGCGGCATCATCCGCCGGCCAAGGTGCGGGCGTTCTTCGACTTCGTGGTGTCGCTGACGGGTGGTGCGGCGCGCGAGCCGGCGGGATGA
- a CDS encoding SDR family NAD(P)-dependent oxidoreductase has translation MSRIFITGSADGLGQMAARRLVDAGHQVVLHARSAARADEALKAVPQAECALAGDLSSLAETAALAEQVNRLGRFDAIIHNAAVGYQEPRRIATVDGLPHVFAVNTLAPYVLTALIEKPQRLVYLSSGLHRSGDASLDDLAWERRPWQGTAAYSDSKLHDALLAFTMARRWPQVLSNALEPGWVATKMGGPGAPDDLAAAPTTQVWLAASDEPAATVSGAYFYHMKPRETHPAVGDVAVQERLIEACAGFSGIRLPD, from the coding sequence ATGTCGAGAATATTTATTACCGGTTCCGCCGATGGCCTCGGTCAAATGGCCGCGCGACGGCTTGTCGATGCCGGACACCAGGTGGTTTTGCACGCCCGCAGCGCGGCGCGCGCGGACGAAGCACTGAAAGCCGTGCCGCAAGCGGAGTGCGCGTTGGCCGGCGATCTGTCGAGCCTGGCTGAAACGGCGGCGCTCGCGGAGCAGGTGAACCGGCTGGGCCGTTTCGACGCGATCATCCACAACGCGGCGGTTGGTTATCAGGAGCCGCGCCGGATCGCCACGGTCGACGGTTTACCGCATGTGTTCGCGGTCAATACGCTGGCGCCGTATGTGCTGACCGCGCTGATCGAGAAGCCGCAGCGGCTCGTCTATCTCAGCTCGGGCCTGCATCGCAGCGGCGACGCGAGTCTCGACGATCTCGCGTGGGAGCGTCGGCCGTGGCAAGGCACGGCCGCGTATTCGGATTCAAAGCTGCACGATGCGTTGCTGGCGTTCACGATGGCGCGCCGCTGGCCGCAGGTGTTGTCGAATGCGTTGGAGCCGGGCTGGGTCGCGACGAAAATGGGCGGGCCGGGTGCGCCGGACGATCTGGCCGCCGCGCCGACCACGCAGGTGTGGCTCGCGGCGAGCGATGAACCGGCGGCCACCGTCAGCGGCGCGTACTTCTATCACATGAAGCCGCGCGAGACGCATCCGGCGGTAGGTGACGTCGCGGTTCAGGAGCGCTTGATCGAAGCGTGCGCCGGGTTCTCCGGCATCCGTCTGCCGGATTGA
- a CDS encoding DHA2 family efflux MFS transporter permease subunit, translated as MNKDSAQTALLWIVAAGFFMQSLDTTIVNTALPSIANSLHVAPLAMQPIIIAYTLTMAMLTPASGWLADRFGTRRVYFVAILIFVLGSICCASAHTLGQLVIARVLQGVGGSMLLPIGRLAVLRSVSGEQYVSALAFISVAGQLGPIAGPTLGGWFVQDMTWHWIFLINVPIGAVGLYAVRRFLPTHGETQAPPFDFVGCGLLSLCMIAFSLSIEAPFSTHRAAWAAGLFVLAVVSALAYIPYARRRRNPLFKLALFSEPNFSVGLIGNLVCRIGSSAVPFLVPLLLQLQLGYSPLHSGLMMLPAALAGTVAKRWIAPLIRRYGYDTFLLVNTLIVGSSIVAFALITRGTPLAIEIAILAVFGAANSMQFAAMNSVTLKDLSHEDAGSGNSLFSMVQMLAIGLGVSIGGGLVNLFSAQWGSAALGFRFSFACVGVITLVSAWIFRQLDVAPAQPKVRAPATHSAGR; from the coding sequence ATGAACAAGGATTCCGCTCAGACCGCGCTGCTGTGGATCGTCGCCGCCGGCTTTTTCATGCAGTCGCTCGACACGACCATCGTCAACACCGCGTTGCCGTCGATCGCGAACAGCCTGCACGTCGCGCCGCTCGCCATGCAGCCGATCATCATCGCCTACACGCTGACCATGGCGATGCTCACGCCCGCGTCCGGCTGGCTCGCCGACCGCTTCGGCACACGCCGCGTGTACTTCGTGGCGATCCTCATCTTCGTGCTCGGCTCGATCTGCTGCGCGAGCGCGCATACGCTCGGCCAGTTGGTGATCGCGCGGGTGCTGCAAGGCGTCGGCGGTTCGATGCTGTTGCCGATCGGCCGGCTCGCGGTGTTGCGCAGCGTGTCGGGCGAGCAGTACGTGTCGGCGCTGGCGTTCATTTCCGTCGCGGGTCAGTTGGGACCGATCGCCGGACCGACGCTCGGCGGCTGGTTCGTGCAGGACATGACGTGGCACTGGATCTTTCTGATCAATGTGCCGATCGGTGCCGTCGGCCTCTATGCGGTGCGGCGCTTTCTGCCGACGCATGGCGAGACCCAGGCGCCACCATTCGATTTCGTGGGTTGCGGGCTGCTGTCGCTGTGCATGATCGCGTTTTCGCTGTCGATCGAAGCGCCGTTCTCCACGCACCGGGCGGCTTGGGCTGCGGGGCTGTTCGTGCTCGCGGTCGTCAGCGCCCTCGCCTATATTCCGTACGCGCGGCGCCGCCGCAATCCGTTGTTCAAGCTGGCGCTGTTCAGCGAGCCGAATTTCAGCGTCGGTCTGATCGGCAATCTGGTGTGCCGTATCGGCTCCAGCGCCGTGCCGTTTCTCGTGCCCTTGCTGCTGCAATTGCAACTCGGCTATTCGCCGCTGCACTCCGGTCTGATGATGCTGCCCGCGGCGCTCGCCGGCACCGTCGCCAAACGCTGGATCGCGCCGCTGATCCGCCGCTACGGCTACGACACGTTTCTGTTGGTCAATACGCTGATCGTCGGTTCGTCGATCGTTGCGTTTGCATTGATCACGCGCGGCACGCCGCTCGCCATCGAGATCGCGATCCTCGCGGTGTTCGGCGCGGCCAACTCCATGCAGTTCGCGGCGATGAACAGCGTCACGCTCAAGGACCTCTCGCATGAAGATGCGGGCAGCGGCAACAGCCTGTTTTCGATGGTGCAGATGCTCGCGATCGGGCTGGGCGTGTCGATCGGCGGTGGGCTCGTGAATCTGTTTTCGGCGCAATGGGGCTCGGCGGCGCTCGGCTTCCGCTTCAGCTTCGCGTGCGTGGGCGTAATCACGCTGGTGTCCGCGTGGATCTTTCGTCAACTCGACGTCGCGCCGGCGCAACCCAAAGTGCGCGCGCCGGCAACGCACAGCGCGGGACGTTGA
- a CDS encoding LysR family transcriptional regulator, which yields MLNPIWLKTFATVAACHSFTEAGRRLDLTQSSVSEHIRRLEESVGRRLFVRDTHSLAMTADGEAMLAHASVILQALARAESQFRAPRLKGRVRLGSSDDVALGPLPNVLAAFRDAHPDVELEITIGMTGKLYELLEAGSIDLLVGKRRLGDRRGVPLFTGRLEWLARPGTLVDLSQPLPLILVAEPSVTRAVVLDALAEAGFSWQLVCTSSSHSGCIAAARGGLGITVRPQYLAARGLAPPLNAAALPALPSVEFIALAARRLSRPAGTLMQLLHDSDLRGSWIGE from the coding sequence ATGCTCAACCCCATCTGGCTCAAAACATTCGCGACGGTCGCCGCCTGCCATAGCTTCACCGAGGCGGGGCGGCGGCTCGACCTGACGCAGTCGAGCGTCAGCGAACACATCCGGCGGCTCGAAGAGAGCGTGGGCCGCCGTCTGTTCGTGCGCGACACCCATTCACTGGCCATGACTGCCGACGGCGAAGCCATGCTCGCACACGCCAGCGTGATCCTGCAGGCGCTCGCGCGGGCTGAATCGCAGTTTCGCGCGCCACGCCTGAAAGGGCGCGTGCGGCTCGGTTCATCCGACGATGTCGCGCTCGGGCCGCTGCCCAATGTGCTGGCGGCGTTTCGCGACGCGCATCCGGATGTCGAGTTGGAAATCACCATCGGCATGACCGGCAAGCTTTACGAATTGCTGGAGGCCGGGTCGATCGATCTGCTGGTGGGCAAGCGCCGGCTCGGCGACCGCCGCGGCGTGCCGCTTTTCACGGGCCGGCTCGAATGGCTCGCGCGTCCCGGGACGCTGGTCGATCTGAGTCAGCCGCTGCCGCTGATTCTGGTCGCCGAGCCGAGCGTGACGCGCGCGGTCGTGCTCGATGCGCTCGCCGAAGCGGGTTTTAGCTGGCAACTGGTGTGCACGAGCAGCAGCCATTCGGGCTGTATCGCAGCGGCGCGCGGCGGGCTGGGAATTACGGTGCGGCCGCAGTATCTGGCCGCGCGCGGGTTGGCGCCGCCGTTGAATGCCGCGGCGCTGCCGGCGTTGCCGTCGGTGGAATTTATCGCGCTGGCGGCCCGGCGGCTGAGCCGGCCGGCGGGCACGCTGATGCAGCTTTTACACGACAGCGATTTGCGCGGGTCGTGGATCGGGGAGTGA